One Gemmatimonadota bacterium DNA segment encodes these proteins:
- the aroC gene encoding chorismate synthase, translating to MSSTFGRAFRITTWGESHGGGVGVVLDGCPPGLEISEEDIQIELDRRKPGQSKITTQRKEEDQIEIHSGLFEGKTLGTPISMMVWNQDARSKDYEEIRTKYRPSHADYTYQQKYGIRNWKGGGRASARETIGRVAAGAIARKLLNRDCNIDIIAYVRQVHTLVANVDPVAVTREQVESNIARVPDSEIAERIIQRIDAARKDGDSLGGVVEAVAHRVPPGWGEPVFDKLEADFAKSMLSLPACKGFESGSGFGGIAMTGSAHNDPFYNDGSGIHTRTNHSGGIQGGISNGEPIVIRAAFKPTATILAEQETVDIHGNATTLKGRGRHDPCVLPRAVPIVEAMMALVLADHYLRQRGQRG from the coding sequence ATGAGCAGCACATTTGGTCGCGCATTTCGCATCACCACATGGGGGGAGTCACACGGTGGTGGCGTTGGTGTTGTTCTGGATGGATGCCCGCCCGGCCTGGAGATCAGCGAAGAAGATATACAGATTGAACTCGACCGTCGCAAACCTGGCCAGAGCAAAATTACCACACAGCGCAAAGAAGAAGACCAGATAGAAATCCACTCGGGTCTTTTTGAGGGCAAAACCCTTGGCACGCCTATCTCGATGATGGTATGGAATCAGGATGCGCGTTCCAAAGATTACGAAGAAATACGCACCAAATACCGCCCTTCACACGCCGATTACACATATCAGCAAAAATACGGCATTCGCAACTGGAAAGGTGGGGGCAGAGCCAGTGCGCGCGAGACAATCGGCCGCGTTGCCGCAGGTGCGATTGCGCGCAAATTGCTCAATCGCGATTGCAATATCGACATTATCGCTTATGTGCGTCAGGTTCACACCCTTGTTGCCAATGTCGATCCCGTCGCGGTGACCCGCGAGCAGGTCGAGTCGAATATCGCCCGCGTGCCCGATTCCGAGATTGCCGAGCGAATCATTCAGCGCATCGATGCCGCCCGCAAAGATGGCGACTCGCTCGGTGGCGTGGTCGAAGCCGTTGCCCATCGCGTTCCTCCCGGCTGGGGGGAACCTGTTTTTGACAAACTCGAAGCAGACTTCGCCAAGTCCATGCTTTCATTGCCCGCCTGCAAGGGTTTCGAATCCGGCTCTGGTTTTGGCGGTATTGCGATGACTGGCTCTGCACACAACGATCCCTTTTACAACGATGGCAGCGGCATTCACACGCGCACAAATCATTCCGGCGGTATTCAGGGCGGTATCTCCAACGGCGAACCTATCGTCATTCGCGCAGCTTTCAAGCCCACTGCCACAATTTTGGCCGAGCAAGAAACCGTCGATATCCACGGCAACGCCACCACTCTCAAAGGGCGCGGTAGGCACGACCCCTGTGTCTTACCCCGCGCAGTTCCCATTGTCGAAGCGATGATGGCACTCGTACTGGCGGACCACTATTTGCGCCAGCGCGGACAAAGAGGGTGA
- a CDS encoding serine hydrolase gives MKDKLNAVVQAHNFSGVVLVVRSRERLLAQGYGMADLENNVPHALHTKFRIGSITKTFTAMAVMILAEQGKLQIDNLLSEYLPDIPDHWTGITLHHLLSNTAGIRHVWELPGFSDTMSLKATSAETIQKVVDRPLVAPPGTKYHYSGTGFFVLSRVIEKVSGQSYQTFLKAHIFDPIEMTDTGCDHPDPILPHRARGYAPAENGVINSPMIYMPILTGGGNLYSTAEDLAKWDTALGDGKLISQASYEQMFTPVLNNYACGWRVEDNGSVMHGGGVSGFNTVLLRFLDDEVCIIVLSNVNPAPVKSIAQQLAAVVFA, from the coding sequence ATGAAAGACAAACTAAATGCGGTTGTTCAAGCGCACAATTTTTCGGGTGTGGTTCTCGTCGTGCGGTCGAGAGAGCGATTATTGGCACAGGGATATGGGATGGCTGACCTGGAAAACAACGTGCCACATGCCCTGCATACCAAATTTCGCATTGGCTCTATAACCAAGACATTTACCGCAATGGCGGTGATGATATTGGCGGAGCAGGGCAAACTCCAAATAGACAATTTGCTCTCTGAGTATTTACCGGACATTCCCGATCACTGGACCGGGATCACATTACACCATCTGCTGAGCAATACGGCGGGGATCAGGCATGTGTGGGAACTGCCTGGTTTTTCCGATACCATGTCGCTGAAAGCAACCTCTGCCGAGACAATTCAAAAAGTTGTGGACCGGCCTCTCGTGGCGCCGCCGGGTACAAAATACCACTATAGCGGAACGGGATTTTTTGTCTTGTCGCGAGTGATCGAAAAAGTGTCGGGTCAATCATATCAGACTTTTTTGAAAGCGCACATATTTGACCCTATAGAGATGACCGATACGGGATGCGATCATCCCGATCCAATTTTGCCACATCGCGCACGCGGATATGCACCTGCAGAGAATGGCGTGATCAATTCTCCGATGATCTATATGCCGATTCTGACCGGTGGGGGAAATTTGTATTCCACAGCAGAAGATCTGGCGAAGTGGGATACCGCGCTCGGCGATGGCAAACTGATTTCACAGGCATCTTATGAGCAGATGTTTACGCCGGTGTTGAACAATTACGCCTGCGGCTGGCGCGTGGAGGACAATGGATCTGTTATGCACGGCGGTGGGGTATCGGGATTCAACACGGTTTTGTTGCGGTTTTTAGATGACGAGGTCTGTATTATTGTATTGAGCAATGTGAATCCCGCTCCTGTAAAATCCATTGCGCAACAACTCGCGGCGGTTGTGTTTGCCTGA
- the frr gene encoding ribosome recycling factor, translating to MIDEIMAEARTAMQKSVIALQNEMGTVRTGRANAHLLDQIRVEYYGTQVPINQVATVGVPEPRLIAIQPWDKSAIPLIEKAILESNLGLTPANDGTIIRLPIPQLTEDRRRELVRVVRQYAEESRVSVRNTRRDANELIRDAQKEGEIPEDDARRTTDRVQDLTDEFVAKIDEVLKEKEEEIMEV from the coding sequence GTGATTGATGAGATTATGGCCGAAGCGCGAACGGCCATGCAAAAGTCTGTGATAGCGTTGCAAAATGAAATGGGTACAGTACGCACCGGGCGTGCCAACGCGCATTTGCTGGATCAAATTCGAGTCGAGTATTACGGTACACAGGTGCCGATTAATCAGGTCGCCACGGTGGGTGTGCCAGAACCGCGTTTGATTGCGATTCAGCCCTGGGATAAGTCGGCGATTCCGCTGATTGAAAAGGCAATTCTGGAATCGAATTTGGGATTGACGCCAGCTAACGATGGTACAATTATTCGGTTGCCCATTCCGCAGTTGACGGAAGATCGCAGGCGAGAGTTAGTGCGGGTGGTAAGGCAATATGCCGAAGAAAGCCGCGTTTCGGTTCGCAATACCCGTCGCGATGCCAATGAACTCATCCGCGATGCACAAAAAGAAGGCGAGATTCCCGAAGACGATGCCAGGCGCACAACAGATCGCGTGCAGGATTTGACCGACGAGTTTGTCGCGAAAATCGATGAGGTGTTAAAAGAAAAAGAAGAAGAAATTATGGAAGTTTGA
- the tsf gene encoding translation elongation factor Ts, with amino-acid sequence MAISAKMVQELRARTNVGMMDCKRALEEADGVMDKAVELLRKRGIAKAESRAGRQAKEGAIASYIHAGSQLGVLLEINSETDFVARTDEFQTFSKDVAMHIAAAAPLVVNREDVDAEMLEKEKNIYRDQALSEGKPEHIVDRIVEGRMEKYYQEVVLMEQAFVKDPDKTIQDLHSDLVAKCGENITIRRFARFVLGEES; translated from the coding sequence ATGGCTATTTCTGCAAAAATGGTTCAGGAGTTGCGTGCCAGAACCAATGTGGGCATGATGGATTGTAAACGAGCGCTTGAAGAGGCCGATGGCGTCATGGATAAGGCTGTTGAGTTGTTGCGTAAACGGGGGATTGCCAAAGCCGAGAGCAGGGCGGGACGTCAGGCTAAAGAGGGAGCGATTGCGTCTTATATCCATGCGGGAAGCCAATTGGGAGTTTTGCTCGAGATCAATAGCGAGACCGACTTTGTAGCGCGTACCGATGAGTTCCAGACGTTTTCAAAAGATGTGGCTATGCACATCGCCGCTGCCGCACCTCTTGTAGTGAATCGCGAGGATGTAGATGCCGAAATGCTGGAAAAGGAAAAGAATATTTATCGCGATCAGGCACTCAGCGAAGGCAAACCCGAGCATATCGTGGATCGAATTGTGGAAGGCCGCATGGAAAAGTACTATCAAGAAGTGGTCTTGATGGAGCAGGCTTTTGTCAAAGACCCGGACAAAACCATTCAGGATCTGCACTCAGACCTGGTGGCCAAATGCGGCGAAAATATCACCATTCGCCGATTCGCCCGTTTTGTCCTGGGTGAGGAGAGTTAA
- the rpsB gene encoding 30S ribosomal protein S2: MAVVSMRQLLESGVHFGHQTRRWNPKMQKYIFTERNGIYIVDLQKTQTQIDTAYQAVRKAAETGQPILFVGTKKQAKDIISDAAERCDMFFVNNRWLGGMLTNFQTIRQSIRRLDTLDKMAGDGTYQQLTKKEVLRLERERDKLQKSLGGIRSMGRLPALVFVVDTKKEKIAVAEARRLEIPIVAIVDTNCDPDEVDHPIPGNDDAMRSIALITNLMAEAVIEGTTVREDEVEDAPVPDAGPEITEIDPSNN, from the coding sequence ATGGCTGTTGTTTCAATGAGGCAACTGCTCGAATCTGGCGTCCACTTCGGGCATCAAACCCGACGGTGGAATCCAAAGATGCAGAAGTACATTTTTACAGAACGCAATGGTATTTATATTGTCGATTTGCAAAAGACCCAGACGCAAATCGACACGGCATATCAGGCTGTGCGCAAGGCTGCTGAAACAGGCCAGCCGATTCTTTTTGTCGGCACGAAGAAACAGGCTAAAGACATCATTTCAGATGCCGCTGAGCGCTGCGACATGTTTTTTGTCAACAACCGCTGGTTGGGGGGCATGCTGACGAATTTTCAGACTATTCGGCAGAGCATTCGCCGCCTGGACACGCTGGATAAAATGGCCGGTGATGGCACATACCAGCAGTTGACAAAAAAGGAAGTGTTGCGTTTGGAACGCGAGCGCGATAAGTTGCAAAAATCCCTGGGCGGGATTCGCAGCATGGGGCGTTTGCCAGCCCTCGTATTTGTCGTGGATACCAAAAAGGAAAAAATCGCAGTCGCCGAAGCGCGTCGTCTGGAAATTCCGATTGTGGCGATTGTCGATACCAACTGCGACCCGGACGAGGTTGACCATCCCATTCCAGGCAATGATGATGCAATGCGGTCCATTGCGCTGATTACAAATTTGATGGCCGAGGCCGTAATTGAGGGGACAACTGTTCGAGAGGATGAAGTAGAAGATGCCCCTGTGCCGGATGCAGGCCCTGAGATTACAGAAATTGATCCCAGCAATAATTAA
- the rpsI gene encoding 30S ribosomal protein S9 has protein sequence MAVEPLSSATGRRKTSTAHVKLFPGTGAITINGLSALDYLKRETLVMIIEQPLDVTETRGTYDIVAKAKGGGLTGQAGAVRLGIARSLQGVNTGNHKPLRQAGLLTRDPRKVERKKPGQPGARKKFQFSKR, from the coding sequence TTGGCAGTTGAACCACTGAGTTCTGCTACGGGACGTCGCAAAACATCGACGGCGCATGTGAAACTTTTCCCCGGGACGGGGGCGATTACTATCAATGGGCTTTCCGCGCTCGATTATCTCAAACGGGAGACATTGGTGATGATTATCGAACAGCCCTTAGATGTGACCGAGACCCGGGGGACTTATGACATTGTTGCCAAAGCAAAGGGGGGCGGTTTGACCGGTCAGGCCGGCGCCGTGCGATTGGGTATTGCGCGCAGTTTGCAAGGCGTGAATACGGGCAATCACAAACCCCTGCGCCAGGCGGGCTTGCTCACGCGCGATCCGCGCAAAGTGGAACGAAAAAAACCCGGGCAGCCCGGCGCGCGCAAAAAATTCCAATTTTCCAAGCGTTAA
- the rplM gene encoding 50S ribosomal protein L13, with the protein MMTPSAKKGDVEQTWYVADAEGKILGRFASGVARILRGKHKPFYTPHVDTGDHVIIVNAEKIQVKGNNKAQQKVYTSYSGYPSGLKKQTLEDALEKRPTFVLEHAIRGMLPHNRLGRQMIKKVRIYAGPEHPHQAQSPEPIDL; encoded by the coding sequence ATGATGACACCGAGTGCCAAAAAAGGTGATGTTGAACAAACCTGGTATGTCGCAGATGCGGAAGGCAAGATACTGGGGCGATTTGCCAGTGGCGTTGCCCGAATTTTGCGCGGCAAACACAAGCCTTTTTATACCCCCCATGTTGATACGGGGGATCATGTGATTATTGTAAATGCCGAGAAAATACAGGTGAAGGGCAATAATAAAGCCCAGCAGAAGGTTTATACGAGTTATAGTGGGTATCCCAGCGGGCTTAAGAAGCAAACACTGGAAGATGCGCTGGAAAAGCGTCCCACGTTTGTACTCGAGCACGCGATTCGGGGTATGTTGCCCCACAATAGATTGGGGCGGCAGATGATCAAAAAGGTCCGTATTTACGCCGGGCCAGAGCACCCACACCAGGCTCAGTCTCCTGAGCCTATTGATTTATAG
- a CDS encoding helix-turn-helix transcriptional regulator: MIVTGRKIRELRHAKNWSQLDLANAANIDQATVSRIEAETKVPRTDTLVAIATALGVSPDVLLGTTTIVYPRERDPELSSIVSDRINTLTTEQLRELNILLSSEDGKAVLSALLRLQKQESLEKVRRLLEVLGEG, encoded by the coding sequence ATGATCGTAACTGGACGAAAAATAAGGGAATTACGGCACGCAAAAAACTGGTCTCAACTCGACCTCGCCAATGCGGCTAATATTGATCAGGCAACAGTATCTCGCATTGAAGCAGAGACAAAAGTGCCTCGAACCGATACTCTGGTCGCTATTGCTACTGCCCTGGGCGTTTCGCCGGATGTCCTCCTGGGTACAACAACTATCGTTTACCCGCGAGAGCGCGATCCCGAGTTGAGCAGTATTGTAAGCGACCGGATTAATACACTCACGACAGAACAACTCAGAGAACTGAATATTTTACTGTCTTCCGAAGACGGAAAAGCCGTGCTTTCTGCACTACTGCGCTTGCAGAAACAGGAATCACTGGAAAAAGTTCGCAGACTTCTCGAAGTCTTAGGAGAGGGGTAA
- a CDS encoding 4-hydroxy-3-methylbut-2-enyl diphosphate reductase — translation MARKFEIPEFYKSPIISQVKSARQLSDPKKRDLQPSVLDFGPVRFFLARHFGFCFGVENAIEIAYKTLEAHSDRRVFFLSEMIHNPNVNADLQDRGVKFMFTPSGEQLIPWDELVPEDIVVVPAFGTTVGTQEELARRGIDPYQYNTTCPFVERVWKRSAQLGDGDYTVIIHGKTIHEETRATFSHAVQNAEVVAVLNLKEARILADIIRGKRDPDAFERHFRHKCSQGFDPSIHLSRIGVVNQTTMLATETHKIAEIIRQALMDRYGVENIEDHFADTSDTLCYATNENQNATYTLIEQGADIALVVGGYNSSNTSHIVELCEEAMPTFFVKDAGELVSEREIRHYCLRSHGVEIAENWLPDKRPVDVALTCGASCPDAVVDGVLLRVLSFFPDARDVNDALASYRAMEPV, via the coding sequence ATGGCGCGAAAATTTGAGATTCCAGAATTTTACAAAAGTCCGATTATTTCGCAGGTCAAAAGCGCGCGACAATTATCGGATCCCAAAAAGCGCGATTTGCAGCCCTCGGTGCTGGATTTTGGGCCTGTGCGATTTTTTTTGGCGCGGCATTTTGGGTTTTGCTTTGGCGTGGAGAATGCCATTGAAATCGCGTATAAGACCCTGGAAGCCCATTCGGACCGGCGCGTGTTTTTTCTGAGTGAGATGATTCACAATCCCAATGTGAATGCGGATTTGCAGGATCGCGGCGTGAAGTTTATGTTTACGCCCTCTGGCGAACAGCTCATTCCGTGGGACGAACTTGTACCCGAAGATATCGTGGTGGTGCCCGCTTTTGGTACAACCGTGGGAACGCAAGAGGAATTGGCCCGGCGGGGGATTGATCCCTATCAGTACAATACTACCTGTCCATTTGTCGAAAGGGTGTGGAAGCGCAGTGCCCAATTGGGAGATGGGGATTATACTGTTATTATTCACGGGAAGACCATACACGAAGAGACGCGGGCGACTTTTTCACACGCGGTTCAAAATGCAGAGGTCGTAGCTGTACTGAATTTGAAAGAGGCGCGTATTTTAGCAGATATTATTCGGGGCAAACGCGATCCCGATGCTTTTGAACGGCATTTTAGACACAAGTGCTCACAGGGATTTGACCCCAGCATCCATTTGTCGCGTATCGGTGTGGTGAATCAGACGACGATGTTGGCTACTGAAACGCATAAAATAGCTGAGATCATTCGGCAGGCACTCATGGATCGATATGGAGTGGAGAATATCGAAGATCATTTTGCGGATACATCAGATACGCTTTGTTATGCCACCAACGAAAACCAGAATGCGACATACACGCTTATCGAGCAGGGGGCAGACATCGCTCTGGTTGTAGGGGGCTACAATTCTTCGAATACATCACATATTGTGGAATTGTGCGAGGAAGCTATGCCGACGTTTTTTGTGAAGGATGCCGGGGAGTTGGTTTCAGAACGCGAAATTCGGCACTATTGCCTCAGGTCGCATGGGGTGGAGATTGCCGAGAATTGGTTGCCCGATAAAAGACCTGTGGATGTCGCACTGACATGCGGTGCTTCGTGTCCCGATGCCGTGGTGGATGGTGTGCTGTTGCGGGTGTTGTCTTTTTTTCCCGATGCGCGGGATGTGAATGATGCGCTGGCATCGTACAGGGCGATGGAGCCTGTGTAA
- a CDS encoding Gfo/Idh/MocA family oxidoreductase, whose translation MTKLGLGVIGCGNMGVSLANGARDLDCAEVVCVSDVDSEKGQALSEKMDCDYEADYHTMLAQEDVQAVMIATPPFLHSDPTIAAAQAGVHVFCEKPMSPTLAGCDAMIAACEQGGVALGIGLVCRFHPVHRKVRDLAREGDLGMPLCLMVHRLGGGWGGVWSASWRKSRDKSGGTLMEVNAHEIDFMRFVMGDAESVSAAGGQFVQMETDFPDVALVSIRFKNGGVGVLHSSQASAIGGYGGRLDCAEGSVVFPTFWGGEGGLRYKRYDGDETAIAASELSQDESPVSQEIRAFCEAVLNGEDPPVSGADGRAAVEIALAAYRSIETGEAIALPFEE comes from the coding sequence ATGACAAAACTCGGATTGGGTGTGATAGGATGCGGCAATATGGGCGTGAGCCTGGCCAATGGTGCGCGAGACCTGGACTGCGCCGAGGTGGTTTGTGTCAGCGATGTGGATAGTGAAAAAGGCCAGGCGCTATCTGAGAAAATGGATTGCGATTACGAGGCGGATTATCACACCATGCTGGCGCAGGAGGATGTGCAGGCAGTTATGATTGCCACGCCACCGTTTTTGCACAGTGACCCCACAATAGCAGCAGCCCAGGCGGGCGTGCATGTGTTTTGCGAAAAGCCCATGTCGCCGACGCTGGCGGGGTGTGATGCGATGATCGCCGCGTGTGAGCAAGGCGGCGTCGCGTTGGGTATTGGGCTGGTGTGTCGCTTTCACCCGGTGCATCGCAAGGTGCGCGATTTGGCTCGCGAGGGCGATTTGGGAATGCCTTTGTGTTTGATGGTGCATCGCCTGGGTGGTGGCTGGGGCGGCGTGTGGTCTGCATCGTGGCGAAAGTCAAGGGATAAAAGTGGCGGTACGCTAATGGAAGTGAATGCGCACGAAATCGATTTTATGCGTTTTGTGATGGGCGATGCGGAATCGGTTTCTGCGGCGGGTGGGCAGTTCGTGCAGATGGAGACGGATTTTCCAGATGTGGCACTCGTTTCCATCCGATTCAAAAACGGTGGGGTAGGCGTATTGCACTCCAGTCAGGCAAGTGCTATTGGCGGTTATGGCGGGCGGTTGGATTGCGCCGAAGGCTCGGTGGTCTTTCCTACGTTTTGGGGCGGTGAAGGTGGTTTGCGCTACAAGCGATACGATGGTGATGAAACGGCGATTGCCGCATCGGAGTTGTCGCAAGATGAAAGCCCGGTGAGCCAGGAGATTCGCGCATTTTGCGAAGCTGTGCTCAATGGGGAAGATCCGCCAGTGTCTGGCGCAGATGGCAGGGCAGCTGTGGAAATAGCGTTGGCGGCTTATCGGTCCATTGAAACGGGCGAAGCGATTGCGCTCCCATTTGAGGAATGA
- a CDS encoding Ldh family oxidoreductase, whose amino-acid sequence MPIIDATHLRTLERELYSAAGFPEDQAHIVADHLVDANLYGHDSHGVIRTPGYIRAITSGNIKPVRELKIIRETPVSAVIDAERTIGIVVAHKAMQMATDRALEHTIGAVAVHRSSHIGRLGDYPPKAAERNCIGLLMLNGGGRFTAPFGGTSRRLPPNPIAFSAPTPNGPPLMLDITTSMSAGGKVDVYRARGQQTPDGWLIDSDGNPVNDPNRFKGNGDAVAMLPLGGPQGHKGYGLGMMIDAIAGGLSWAGCSSEQPTRGGSGYIAIAIKIDSFIDLSDYLNEIDRLCDWIKSSRTQPGVDKIYLPGEIEHDTRAKREAEGVFIEDETWDNTVETANELGVSIPEVRDDA is encoded by the coding sequence ATGCCCATTATTGACGCAACGCATCTTCGAACCCTGGAACGCGAACTCTACAGCGCTGCGGGATTTCCAGAAGATCAGGCTCACATCGTAGCCGACCACCTCGTGGATGCCAACCTCTACGGCCACGATTCGCACGGTGTTATTCGCACGCCGGGCTATATTCGCGCCATCACAAGCGGCAATATCAAACCCGTGCGCGAACTCAAAATCATTCGAGAAACCCCGGTCTCAGCCGTCATTGATGCCGAGCGCACCATCGGCATTGTCGTCGCCCACAAAGCCATGCAAATGGCTACCGACCGCGCCCTCGAACACACCATCGGCGCCGTAGCTGTCCACCGATCCAGTCATATCGGTCGCCTGGGCGATTATCCGCCCAAAGCGGCTGAACGCAACTGCATTGGCCTGCTCATGCTCAATGGCGGTGGGCGCTTCACCGCTCCCTTTGGCGGCACGAGCCGACGCCTCCCCCCCAATCCCATCGCCTTCAGTGCCCCCACACCCAACGGTCCTCCCCTCATGCTCGACATAACCACCAGCATGTCTGCCGGTGGCAAAGTCGATGTGTATCGCGCGCGCGGGCAACAAACACCCGATGGCTGGCTCATAGACTCAGACGGCAATCCCGTGAATGACCCCAATCGCTTCAAAGGTAACGGTGACGCTGTGGCAATGCTACCTCTGGGCGGACCTCAGGGCCACAAGGGATATGGCCTGGGCATGATGATCGACGCCATCGCGGGCGGTCTCTCATGGGCGGGATGCAGTTCGGAACAACCCACGCGAGGCGGCAGCGGCTATATCGCCATCGCCATCAAAATCGACAGCTTTATCGATCTCTCCGATTATCTCAACGAAATTGACCGTCTCTGCGACTGGATCAAGTCTTCCCGAACCCAGCCCGGCGTCGATAAAATCTATCTCCCAGGGGAAATCGAACACGACACACGCGCCAAACGCGAAGCCGAAGGTGTCTTTATCGAAGACGAAACCTGGGACAACACAGTCGAAACAGCAAATGAACTGGGTGTGTCAATACCCGAAGTACGAGATGATGCGTGA
- a CDS encoding UvrB/UvrC motif-containing protein — translation MSKDIQPLLDDWPCEPGQLCVRKIRGNDGRTKVQLRIEMGILQMDVTGRPDGQQPEGYESLLHYYKAQAQKRGPENFVLNSENCMELQMEALQYYHRRISFLEIGEYLNAKKDAERNLELFDFVKEYAEDEEDRIAFEHYRPFVIGHRVRAEVLMYLEREAYDMALSKIDDGIDELRAFFREFDRHDLIDESEEIAFLQEWADEIRRDRPKSLSQDLRDQIREAVGLEDFERAAELRDQLLSLKEKTEI, via the coding sequence ATGAGTAAAGATATTCAGCCTCTTCTGGATGACTGGCCCTGTGAACCCGGGCAATTGTGTGTTCGCAAAATCAGAGGAAATGATGGTCGTACCAAAGTTCAACTCCGCATCGAAATGGGCATCTTGCAAATGGATGTCACCGGTCGCCCCGACGGCCAACAGCCCGAAGGGTATGAATCGCTCTTGCACTATTACAAAGCGCAGGCACAAAAACGCGGTCCAGAAAACTTTGTGCTCAATTCTGAAAATTGTATGGAACTCCAGATGGAAGCCCTCCAATATTATCATCGCCGCATTAGCTTTCTCGAAATAGGCGAATATCTCAACGCCAAAAAAGACGCAGAACGCAACCTCGAACTTTTCGACTTTGTCAAAGAATACGCAGAAGACGAGGAAGACCGCATAGCGTTTGAGCACTATCGTCCCTTTGTCATTGGACACCGCGTAAGGGCCGAAGTCCTGATGTACCTCGAACGCGAAGCCTACGACATGGCACTGTCAAAAATTGACGACGGCATTGACGAACTCCGAGCCTTCTTCAGAGAATTTGACCGTCACGACCTCATTGACGAAAGTGAAGAAATCGCCTTCCTCCAGGAATGGGCAGACGAGATTCGCCGCGACCGCCCCAAATCCCTGTCCCAGGACTTGCGCGACCAGATCCGCGAAGCCGTGGGCCTCGAAGACTTCGAACGCGCCGCAGAATTGCGCGATCAACTTCTGTCTCTGAAGGAAAAGACCGAAATCTGA
- a CDS encoding DUF2442 domain-containing protein: MIYITGKPVLAERISIDDALIIDLVDGRSISVPLEWYPRLLPGSPQERNNWRLIGRGEGIHWPDLDEDISIENVWAGRPSGESQRSLKRWLETRNKEKNSRKIGDT, encoded by the coding sequence ATGATATATATTACAGGCAAACCTGTGCTTGCGGAGCGTATATCTATCGACGATGCACTAATTATAGACTTAGTCGATGGACGAAGCATAAGCGTCCCTTTAGAATGGTATCCCCGTCTATTGCCTGGCAGCCCTCAAGAGCGCAATAATTGGCGACTCATTGGTCGAGGCGAAGGCATTCATTGGCCTGATCTGGATGAAGATATTAGCATCGAAAATGTATGGGCTGGCCGACCTTCAGGAGAAAGCCAACGTTCGCTAAAGCGATGGTTAGAGACAAGAAATAAAGAGAAGAATTCCCGCAAGATCGGAGATACATAG
- a CDS encoding histidine phosphatase family protein has protein sequence MRFHFIRHGKRDRKIGDPSLTSKGREEAGLLARKLASNGIARIFSSPLARTRETAEIIATILNLEVTEDSRLRERMNWGDIEGQSFDAFIAQWERCNRERDYRPSVGDSSIEAGRRIEAFVSDCYRQSSKDTVIGVTHGGVLADFLLNVFSFEELSRISPKFCNNPYSGEVMRECSVTTIAYDGNQYRLDAVGAMHHL, from the coding sequence ATGCGTTTTCACTTCATTCGCCACGGTAAGAGAGACCGCAAGATCGGCGACCCTTCATTGACATCAAAGGGACGAGAAGAGGCAGGACTACTCGCCCGGAAGTTAGCATCAAATGGCATCGCGCGAATCTTCAGCAGTCCCCTGGCACGAACAAGAGAGACAGCAGAGATCATCGCCACCATTTTGAATCTTGAAGTTACTGAAGATTCACGGCTACGTGAGCGGATGAATTGGGGTGATATCGAAGGCCAATCTTTCGATGCATTCATAGCTCAGTGGGAGCGTTGTAACAGAGAGCGAGATTACCGACCCAGTGTTGGCGATTCAAGCATTGAGGCTGGCAGACGCATTGAGGCATTTGTTTCCGATTGCTATCGTCAGTCATCCAAAGATACTGTGATTGGGGTGACCCATGGTGGTGTCTTAGCAGACTTCCTTCTCAACGTTTTTTCGTTTGAAGAACTGAGTCGCATCAGTCCGAAATTCTGCAATAACCCATACAGTGGTGAAGTCATGCGTGAATGCTCCGTTACGACGATTGCATACGATGGCAACCAATATCGACTCGATGCTGTTGGGGCTATGCACCACCTATAA
- a CDS encoding DUF433 domain-containing protein codes for MTNWETCDAVERHPKKVSGAWIFRGTRVPVSALFENLKDGASIEQFLEWFPGVKRWQIETVLDHEVKALAGSVDS; via the coding sequence ATGACAAATTGGGAAACATGCGATGCGGTTGAGCGCCATCCCAAAAAGGTCAGTGGAGCCTGGATATTTCGTGGCACTCGGGTTCCTGTATCCGCGCTTTTCGAGAATCTCAAAGATGGGGCTTCGATTGAGCAGTTTCTGGAATGGTTCCCCGGCGTAAAACGATGGCAGATCGAAACGGTTCTCGATCACGAAGTGAAGGCGTTGGCGGGCTCTGTTGATTCATGA